One genomic window of Aliiroseovarius sp. M344 includes the following:
- a CDS encoding corrinoid protein, which yields MSDQEDDIILSELADDELVLQMHDDLYDGLAEEIKEGVNILLERGWEPYKVLTEGLVAGMTIVGHDFRDGILFVPEVLLAANAMKAGMAILKPLLIATGAPRMGKMVIGTVKGDIHDIGKNLVSMMMEGAGFEVVDLGINNSVEKYLEALETEQPDILGMSALLTTTMPYMKVVIDTLVEKGIRDDYTILVGGAPLNEEFGKAIGADSYCRDAAVAVETAKDYMARKHNQLAAG from the coding sequence ATGTCCGATCAAGAAGACGATATCATCCTGAGCGAACTGGCAGATGACGAACTTGTCCTGCAGATGCATGACGATCTGTACGATGGCCTCGCTGAAGAAATCAAAGAAGGCGTAAACATCCTGCTGGAACGCGGATGGGAGCCTTACAAAGTTCTGACAGAAGGGCTGGTTGCAGGCATGACCATCGTTGGTCACGACTTCCGCGATGGCATCCTTTTTGTGCCGGAAGTTCTGTTGGCTGCGAATGCCATGAAGGCTGGCATGGCCATTCTCAAGCCGCTGCTGATCGCGACCGGTGCACCGCGTATGGGTAAGATGGTGATCGGCACCGTGAAGGGCGACATCCACGATATCGGCAAAAACCTCGTGTCGATGATGATGGAGGGCGCAGGCTTCGAAGTGGTCGATCTGGGCATCAACAATTCCGTAGAGAAATACCTTGAAGCTCTGGAAACCGAGCAACCAGATATTCTGGGCATGTCCGCTTTGCTGACGACCACGATGCCCTATATGAAAGTTGTGATCGACACGCTGGTCGAAAAGGGCATCCGCGACGATTATACTATTCTGGTCGGTGGCGCGCCGCTGAACGAAGAGTTCGGCAAAGCGATTGGCGCAGACAGCTATTGCCGTGACGCGGCCGTGGCGGTTGAGACGGCAAAAGATTATATGGCCCGCAAACACAACCAGCTTGCGGCAGGCTGA
- a CDS encoding PA0069 family radical SAM protein translates to MVSDLDKKIRAEVRRGRGAVTNSVGRFEPYERIEIDDGWHQDDPRAVRTQVAIENPRSVITRNTSPDIAFDRSINPYRGCEHGCIYCFARPTHAFLGYSAGLDFETRLIARPNAPKRLAQELSHPGYEVAPIAIGTNTDPYQPIEVRYRVMRGVLEVLSRFRHPVTIVTKGTLIERDIDLLGEMAQAGLVRVGITITTLDATMSRRMEPRVPSPKRQLQIIERLAAEGIPVRVMVAPVVPGLTDHELEAILSAAKGAGAMAASYILLRLPGEVAELFQDWLNEHVPDRAARVMGRMREMRRGEDYDAQFGERMVGQGEFATLLRHRFDIARRRLDLARELPELHRDLFAVPPKPGDQLSLF, encoded by the coding sequence ATGGTTTCCGATCTGGACAAGAAAATCAGGGCCGAAGTTCGGCGCGGGCGCGGGGCCGTCACCAATTCGGTGGGCCGGTTTGAGCCGTATGAGAGGATCGAGATTGATGACGGATGGCATCAGGACGACCCACGCGCCGTTCGCACTCAAGTTGCCATTGAAAACCCTCGCAGCGTGATCACACGTAACACATCGCCCGATATCGCCTTCGACCGGTCTATCAATCCTTATCGCGGCTGCGAGCATGGCTGCATCTATTGTTTTGCCCGGCCGACCCATGCCTTTCTGGGATATTCTGCCGGGTTGGATTTTGAAACCCGCCTGATTGCCCGTCCCAATGCGCCAAAGCGGTTGGCGCAGGAATTGTCCCACCCCGGCTATGAGGTGGCCCCGATTGCGATCGGAACCAACACCGATCCTTATCAGCCCATCGAAGTGCGGTATCGCGTAATGCGTGGTGTGCTGGAGGTGCTGTCGCGGTTTCGCCATCCCGTCACCATCGTCACCAAGGGCACGTTGATCGAGCGCGACATCGATCTGTTGGGTGAAATGGCACAGGCAGGGTTGGTCAGGGTTGGGATTACGATCACCACGCTGGATGCCACGATGTCGCGCCGAATGGAGCCACGTGTGCCAAGCCCCAAGCGGCAACTGCAAATCATAGAACGATTGGCCGCAGAGGGGATTCCGGTGCGTGTCATGGTGGCGCCGGTGGTACCAGGACTGACCGATCACGAGCTTGAGGCGATCCTGAGCGCTGCGAAGGGTGCGGGGGCGATGGCGGCAAGCTACATTTTGCTCAGGCTGCCGGGTGAGGTGGCGGAGTTGTTTCAGGACTGGCTTAACGAACATGTGCCTGACCGGGCCGCCCGTGTGATGGGTCGGATGCGCGAGATGCGGCGGGGTGAGGATTACGACGCGCAGTTTGGGGAACGGATGGTCGGGCAGGGTGAATTTGCCACCCTTTTGCGCCACCGATTCGACATTGCCCGCAGGCGCCTTGATCTGGCACGTGAGTTGCCAGAGCTTCACCGTGACCTCTTTGCCGTGCCGCCCAAACCGGGCGACCAGCTGTCACTGTTCTGA
- the bmt gene encoding betaine--homocysteine S-methyltransferase → MTDALTQLMTERDWLMADGATGTTLFNMGLTSGDAPELWNVDKPDNIRALYKGAVDAGSDIFLTNSFGGNASRLKLHDAQGRVRELNRAAAELGREIADASGRKVVVAGSIGPTGDIMVPLGNLTFDNAVEMFHEQAEGLKEGGADVLWVETISAPEEYKAAAQAAALADMPWCGTMSFDTAGRTMMGLTSADLAKLVETLPKPPLAFGANCGVGASDLLRTVLGFAAQGSERPVIAKGNAGIPKYVDGHIHYDGTPSLMAEYAVLARDCGATIIGGCCGTTPEHLRAMREALETRPRGDSRPTLDQIASALGGFSSASDGTGDDAGQKPERRARKRRS, encoded by the coding sequence ATGACCGACGCGCTGACCCAACTCATGACCGAACGCGATTGGCTGATGGCCGACGGCGCCACCGGAACCACCCTGTTCAACATGGGCCTGACCTCGGGCGATGCCCCTGAATTGTGGAACGTCGACAAACCCGACAATATTCGTGCGCTGTACAAGGGCGCGGTGGATGCAGGATCTGATATCTTCCTGACCAACTCGTTTGGCGGCAATGCATCGCGGCTGAAACTGCATGATGCACAAGGTCGCGTGCGCGAACTGAACCGGGCGGCGGCAGAACTGGGTCGCGAGATCGCCGATGCGTCGGGCCGCAAAGTCGTGGTGGCCGGATCCATCGGCCCAACCGGCGACATCATGGTGCCGCTTGGCAATCTGACCTTCGATAACGCGGTCGAGATGTTCCACGAACAGGCCGAAGGCCTGAAAGAAGGTGGCGCGGACGTGCTGTGGGTCGAAACAATTTCGGCACCCGAGGAATACAAGGCGGCGGCCCAAGCGGCGGCCTTGGCTGACATGCCGTGGTGCGGCACGATGAGCTTTGACACCGCTGGCCGCACGATGATGGGCCTGACCTCGGCCGATCTGGCAAAACTGGTCGAAACTTTGCCAAAGCCGCCACTGGCGTTTGGCGCGAATTGCGGTGTCGGCGCGTCCGATCTTTTGCGCACTGTTCTGGGTTTTGCGGCACAGGGCAGCGAACGACCGGTCATCGCAAAAGGTAACGCCGGCATCCCGAAATATGTGGACGGCCACATCCACTATGACGGAACGCCGAGCCTGATGGCCGAATACGCCGTATTGGCCCGTGATTGTGGCGCGACGATCATCGGGGGCTGCTGTGGCACTACGCCTGAACATCTGCGCGCCATGCGCGAGGCGCTGGAAACCCGACCGCGTGGCGACAGCCGCCCCACGCTGGATCAAATTGCCAGCGCGCTTGGCGGGTTCTCGTCCGCCTCGGACGGTACGGGTGACGATGCCGGGCAAAAACCCGAACGACGGGCGCGCAAGCGGCGCAGTTGA
- a CDS encoding phosphatidylglycerol lysyltransferase domain-containing protein has product MQKIFDAANNQIEPAPRLSRDISQMRTWTAASGLDLRKAALRQLLPLALVFGLIAVMWDKIAQLDVAYIQASLKTVAPWQWLAATAFTAISFWALGRYDGLVHRLLGTSVTDSQAERAGIAAIAISQTVGMGVISSAFVRWRMLPDVSLAQAARISAIVSASFLSAWAVVTSLVVIVAPVAQPLASWTTKVAWIVVIAAGALAMASVWRPKFLSRIYLPPLRAAFAFFVLALLDMAAAGTALWVLLPAGSDVSVLALVTAYMLALGVGLISNTPGGMGGFEVTLLAALPQIENEPLLAAILAFRAIYYALPATLAAILTIRGPQSPKNVGQPHPTLRLAKTRAPQVPIRLAQALRTAPRAESGLLRHGRVSLIQDEDGTPVAMGAACGQSLIMLSDPLDPAIPLTSELERIKALARRRFRAPFLYKIGARTACAARRLGWRVLPIAREAWLNPQSFTLDGSDKRQLRRKLRQADSVGVVIQEEGADMPLAEMDRLAAMWSKAHGGERGFSMGVWAPATLPFSQVFVAYYHGRLVGFLTLHANQNEHAVDLMRVDKRAPGGTMYALVTMAIAAAKAQGICRFSLAAVPLGEQRHEPWAFRKARLAIDEDCGAHGLRQFKSAFAPNWETLYAAAPGSASLTIGALDTVREIHQSTTI; this is encoded by the coding sequence ATGCAAAAGATATTCGACGCAGCGAACAACCAAATCGAACCTGCGCCGCGATTGAGTCGCGACATATCACAGATGCGCACCTGGACGGCGGCCAGCGGTCTGGATCTGCGCAAAGCCGCGCTGCGCCAATTACTGCCACTCGCCCTTGTTTTTGGGCTGATTGCGGTGATGTGGGACAAGATTGCGCAACTTGATGTCGCCTACATTCAGGCGTCTCTGAAAACCGTAGCGCCATGGCAATGGCTGGCTGCGACTGCGTTCACCGCTATCTCGTTCTGGGCCTTAGGCCGTTATGATGGGTTGGTGCACCGTTTGCTGGGCACATCGGTCACGGACTCACAAGCCGAACGCGCGGGGATCGCGGCGATTGCCATTTCCCAGACGGTTGGGATGGGTGTCATCTCGTCGGCCTTCGTTCGTTGGCGCATGCTGCCGGATGTCAGCTTGGCGCAGGCTGCGCGGATCTCTGCGATCGTTTCGGCGTCTTTCCTGTCGGCATGGGCGGTTGTTACCTCGCTCGTCGTGATTGTTGCCCCTGTGGCGCAACCTTTGGCCAGCTGGACCACGAAGGTTGCGTGGATTGTTGTGATCGCGGCGGGAGCGCTGGCAATGGCGTCGGTCTGGCGCCCGAAGTTTTTGTCACGAATCTACCTGCCACCTTTGCGCGCCGCCTTTGCGTTTTTCGTGCTGGCTTTGCTGGACATGGCGGCCGCAGGCACGGCGCTTTGGGTGCTGTTGCCTGCAGGCAGCGACGTCTCGGTGCTGGCGTTGGTAACGGCCTATATGCTCGCCCTCGGGGTGGGTCTAATTTCAAACACTCCCGGCGGCATGGGTGGGTTCGAAGTCACTCTATTGGCAGCTTTACCCCAGATTGAGAATGAACCCCTTCTTGCCGCCATTCTGGCGTTTCGCGCCATTTATTACGCGCTACCGGCCACTTTGGCCGCGATCCTGACAATCCGCGGCCCGCAATCTCCGAAAAATGTGGGCCAGCCGCACCCCACCCTGCGACTGGCCAAAACGCGCGCACCGCAAGTTCCCATCCGTTTGGCGCAAGCCCTACGGACGGCCCCGCGCGCTGAAAGTGGTTTGCTTCGTCATGGTCGGGTGTCGCTGATCCAGGACGAGGACGGCACCCCTGTTGCGATGGGGGCGGCCTGCGGACAAAGCCTGATCATGCTGTCGGACCCCCTTGATCCCGCGATCCCGCTGACCTCTGAATTGGAGCGGATCAAAGCCTTGGCGCGTCGTCGTTTTCGTGCGCCGTTCCTGTATAAGATAGGCGCACGGACCGCCTGCGCCGCGCGCCGTCTGGGGTGGCGCGTGTTGCCCATCGCACGCGAGGCATGGCTGAACCCACAGAGTTTCACGCTGGATGGGTCCGACAAGCGCCAGCTTCGGCGCAAGCTTCGACAGGCCGACAGTGTTGGCGTTGTCATTCAGGAGGAAGGCGCGGACATGCCGCTGGCCGAAATGGACCGGCTGGCTGCGATGTGGTCCAAGGCGCATGGCGGCGAACGCGGCTTTTCCATGGGGGTGTGGGCGCCGGCGACCCTGCCGTTTTCGCAAGTTTTTGTGGCCTATTACCATGGGCGGTTGGTCGGTTTTCTAACATTGCACGCCAATCAGAATGAGCATGCGGTTGACCTGATGCGCGTGGATAAACGCGCGCCCGGTGGCACCATGTACGCCTTGGTCACAATGGCCATTGCCGCCGCAAAGGCACAAGGTATTTGCAGGTTTTCGCTGGCGGCGGTGCCGCTTGGCGAACAGCGCCATGAGCCTTGGGCGTTTCGCAAAGCCCGGCTGGCAATTGATGAGGACTGCGGTGCACATGGCTTGCGGCAATTCAAATCCGCCTTCGCGCCCAATTGGGAAACGCTGTATGCAGCAGCACCCGGATCTGCGTCTCTGACGATTGGTGCGTTGGATACAGTCCGGGAAATTCACCAGAGCACCACGATCTGA
- a CDS encoding DUF1476 domain-containing protein — MTTFDDRESAFEAKFAHDEEMIFKAEARANKKLGLWAAEKMGKTGDDATAYAREVIKSDFEEAGHEDVVRKVTGDLNTVSADEVRAKRAELLAIAKAELVKEA; from the coding sequence ATGACCACCTTTGATGATCGCGAAAGCGCTTTTGAGGCCAAATTTGCCCATGATGAAGAGATGATCTTCAAGGCAGAAGCCCGTGCCAACAAGAAACTGGGCCTTTGGGCGGCCGAGAAAATGGGCAAAACCGGCGATGACGCCACTGCTTATGCCCGTGAAGTGATTAAATCAGATTTCGAAGAGGCCGGGCACGAGGACGTGGTGCGCAAGGTCACGGGTGATTTGAACACCGTCAGCGCTGACGAAGTTCGCGCAAAACGCGCCGAGTTGTTGGCCATTGCCAAGGCCGAATTGGTCAAAGAAGCCTGA
- the purC gene encoding phosphoribosylaminoimidazolesuccinocarboxamide synthase, whose product MARRKKLYEGKAKILYEGTEPGTIVQYFKDDATAFNAEKRDVIDGKGVLNNRLSEFFMKGLTQLGIPNHFIKRLNMREQLIRAVEIVPLEVIVRNVAAGSMAKRLGMEEGTPLPRPIVEFSYKDDSLGDPLVPEEYIAAFGWASQQEMDEIVSMALRVNDYLSGVMYGVGIKLIDFKIEMGRVYEGEFPRLIVADEISPDSCRLWDMETGQKLDKDVFRRDLGNLADAYTEVARRLGVLPTNVTHTPTKPTLIN is encoded by the coding sequence ATGGCACGGCGCAAGAAACTCTATGAAGGCAAAGCAAAGATCCTTTACGAAGGGACCGAGCCGGGTACGATCGTTCAATATTTCAAAGATGACGCGACTGCATTTAACGCCGAAAAACGTGATGTGATTGATGGCAAGGGTGTTCTGAACAATCGCCTGTCAGAGTTTTTCATGAAGGGTCTGACCCAGCTTGGTATCCCCAATCATTTCATCAAACGTCTGAATATGCGCGAACAGCTGATCCGTGCTGTCGAGATTGTGCCGCTGGAAGTGATCGTGCGCAATGTGGCCGCAGGCTCGATGGCCAAGCGGTTGGGCATGGAAGAAGGCACACCATTGCCGCGCCCGATTGTCGAATTTTCGTATAAAGATGACAGCCTTGGCGACCCGTTGGTGCCCGAAGAATACATCGCCGCTTTTGGCTGGGCCAGCCAGCAGGAAATGGACGAGATCGTTTCGATGGCGCTGCGGGTCAATGACTACCTGTCCGGCGTCATGTATGGCGTTGGGATCAAGCTGATCGACTTCAAAATCGAAATGGGCCGCGTTTACGAAGGTGAGTTTCCCCGGTTGATCGTGGCTGATGAGATCAGCCCTGACAGCTGCCGTTTGTGGGACATGGAAACTGGCCAGAAACTCGACAAAGACGTGTTCCGCCGCGATCTTGGAAATCTGGCCGACGCCTATACAGAAGTGGCGCGCCGGTTGGGCGTTTTGCCGACCAACGTAACCCACACTCCGACCAAACCGACCCTGATCAACTGA
- the purS gene encoding phosphoribosylformylglycinamidine synthase subunit PurS, whose protein sequence is MKVRVDVMLKTGVLDPQGEAVRHALGNLGFAGVDKVRQGKVIELELADGTSEDDVKKMCEKLLANTVIENYVIEVL, encoded by the coding sequence ATGAAAGTACGTGTTGATGTGATGCTGAAAACCGGCGTTCTGGACCCGCAGGGCGAGGCTGTGCGCCACGCGCTTGGCAATCTGGGTTTTGCCGGTGTCGACAAGGTTCGGCAAGGCAAGGTGATTGAACTGGAACTGGCCGACGGGACGTCCGAAGACGACGTCAAGAAGATGTGCGAAAAACTGCTGGCGAACACAGTGATTGAAAACTACGTGATCGAGGTTCTGTGA
- the purQ gene encoding phosphoribosylformylglycinamidine synthase subunit PurQ has translation MKAGVIVFPGSNCDRDLAVAFERAGAQVQMIWHKETELPSDLDIVGVPGGFSFGDYLRCGAIAAQSPITKSLIRHTERGGYAIGICNGFQVLTETGILPGALMRNTNLKFVCKPVGLKVENTDNAFLSGYELGQHIIVPVAHHDGNYIATDEKLAQLKAEGRVAFTYLDNPNGSTGDIAGVISKNRRVLGMMPHPERCVDEHHGGTDGVAMFRSLVDSVVAA, from the coding sequence ATGAAGGCGGGCGTTATCGTTTTTCCGGGCTCGAACTGCGACCGAGATTTGGCGGTCGCATTCGAGCGGGCGGGTGCGCAGGTCCAGATGATCTGGCACAAAGAGACCGAGCTTCCGTCCGATCTGGACATCGTGGGTGTGCCCGGTGGGTTTTCCTTTGGTGACTATTTGCGCTGTGGGGCGATTGCTGCCCAATCGCCAATTACCAAATCCCTGATCCGACACACGGAACGCGGCGGCTATGCCATCGGTATCTGCAACGGGTTTCAGGTGCTGACCGAAACGGGCATTCTGCCCGGCGCTCTGATGCGCAATACGAACCTTAAGTTCGTATGTAAACCTGTTGGTTTAAAAGTAGAAAATACCGACAATGCTTTCTTGTCAGGTTATGAGCTGGGGCAACATATCATTGTGCCGGTTGCGCATCATGACGGCAACTATATCGCCACAGACGAGAAGCTCGCACAGCTCAAGGCCGAAGGGCGTGTGGCATTTACTTATCTGGACAATCCAAATGGCTCGACTGGCGATATAGCAGGGGTGATTTCCAAGAACCGCCGTGTGCTTGGCATGATGCCGCACCCCGAACGGTGCGTTGATGAGCACCATGGCGGTACGGATGGCGTGGCAATGTTTCGCTCGTTGGTGGACAGCGTCGTCGCGGCGTGA
- a CDS encoding ATP-binding protein, with product MADLTKRPIKPPRPGVSLRARLVLVALISLAVSVVFFSNRWLTERYTETTRNRAELRVTLYSGNLLSELQRNSVVPLLLSRDPALINALNSADYSQSTQRLISYRDEIEAASLMLLDGDGRAVAATTREILGSQHRTNPYFVDALRSSETVFTTVQTEVGSYEFSYSRKIEDSDGVIGVIVVNVDLRKFEASWSGISDAVLVTNSEGNVILATEPRWRGKPEGEALATVSATDAIRRSVRDAADWSGLPSEVLFLGESVMRHESRVPFQGWRIASFTSYASVREKVNAVLALEIMAFAMLLSFLFYMISRRAQWRSVLFAQESADLRQLNVALQREIAERKRAEENLQVAEQTLAQSSKLAALGEMSAAVSHELNQPLAAMKTYLAGAKLLLQRKRPDEAMSSFQRIDDLIERMGAITRQLKSYARKGGDAFEPMDVRQSVSVALSMMEPQLKSREVRITRNIPREPVMVMGDRLRLEQVLINLLRNALDATKTVDLPQVDIIVSRGDYVLITVRDNGNGVEDLDNLFEPFYTTKAPGDGVGLGLAISSGIVTDLGGRLTARNGQDGGAVFEVELPVLDEKELNVEAAE from the coding sequence ATGGCCGATCTCACGAAACGACCCATCAAGCCGCCGCGCCCGGGCGTTAGCCTGCGGGCGCGCCTCGTCCTTGTGGCGCTGATTTCGCTTGCCGTTTCCGTTGTTTTCTTCTCGAACCGCTGGCTGACCGAGCGTTATACCGAAACCACCCGAAATCGCGCCGAACTTCGCGTGACACTGTATTCTGGAAACCTTCTGAGCGAACTACAGCGAAATTCCGTCGTGCCACTTTTGCTGTCGCGCGATCCGGCGCTGATCAACGCATTGAATTCAGCGGACTATTCCCAAAGTACCCAACGCCTGATTTCCTATCGCGACGAGATCGAAGCGGCTTCGCTTATGCTGCTGGATGGGGACGGGCGCGCGGTCGCTGCGACCACCCGCGAGATACTTGGGTCGCAACATCGCACGAACCCCTATTTCGTAGATGCCCTGCGCAGTTCCGAGACCGTTTTTACCACCGTTCAGACCGAAGTCGGTTCCTATGAATTCTCCTATTCTCGCAAGATCGAGGACAGTGACGGTGTGATCGGCGTGATCGTCGTTAATGTCGACCTTCGCAAGTTCGAAGCCAGCTGGTCTGGCATTTCTGACGCGGTGCTTGTCACCAACAGCGAAGGCAACGTGATCCTTGCGACCGAACCCAGATGGCGCGGCAAGCCCGAGGGCGAGGCGCTGGCCACTGTGTCTGCCACCGACGCCATTCGGCGCAGTGTGCGCGATGCCGCGGATTGGTCGGGTTTGCCGTCAGAGGTCTTGTTTTTGGGTGAATCGGTGATGCGCCACGAAAGCCGCGTTCCGTTTCAGGGCTGGCGCATCGCGTCTTTCACGTCCTACGCGTCGGTACGTGAAAAGGTGAATGCGGTGCTCGCGCTGGAAATCATGGCGTTTGCGATGCTGTTGTCGTTTCTGTTTTACATGATCAGCCGTCGCGCCCAATGGCGATCAGTTTTGTTTGCGCAGGAATCAGCGGATCTGCGGCAGTTGAATGTGGCTCTCCAGCGCGAAATTGCCGAACGCAAACGTGCCGAAGAAAACCTGCAAGTGGCCGAACAAACCCTGGCACAAAGCTCTAAACTGGCCGCTTTGGGCGAAATGTCGGCCGCTGTCAGTCATGAGTTGAATCAACCTTTGGCAGCAATGAAGACCTATTTGGCGGGTGCGAAGCTTTTGTTGCAACGCAAACGCCCGGACGAGGCCATGTCGAGCTTTCAACGCATTGACGATCTGATCGAACGGATGGGTGCCATCACGCGGCAGCTGAAAAGCTATGCCCGCAAGGGGGGCGACGCGTTTGAGCCGATGGACGTGCGCCAAAGTGTCTCGGTGGCACTGTCAATGATGGAACCTCAGCTGAAAAGCCGCGAAGTACGAATAACGCGCAATATTCCGCGCGAACCTGTTATGGTGATGGGTGATCGCTTGCGTCTGGAGCAAGTGTTGATCAATCTGCTGCGAAACGCGCTGGATGCGACAAAAACCGTTGATTTGCCGCAGGTTGATATCATCGTTAGTCGCGGTGACTATGTGCTGATCACCGTGCGCGACAATGGAAACGGGGTTGAAGATCTGGATAACTTGTTCGAGCCCTTTTACACCACCAAAGCGCCGGGGGACGGCGTGGGACTCGGGTTGGCAATTTCTTCCGGTATTGTCACCGATCTTGGTGGTCGCCTGACGGCCCGAAACGGTCAGGATGGCGGGGCCGTGTTCGAGGTCGAACTGCCGGTTCTGGATGAAAAAGAATTGAACGTTGAAGCCGCCGAATAA